One genomic window of Citrobacter sp. Marseille-Q6884 includes the following:
- the ispA gene encoding (2E,6E)-farnesyl diphosphate synthase, with protein MDFTQQLQACVEQANQALSRFIAPLPFQNTPVVETMQYGALLGGKRLRPFLVYATGQMFGVSLSTLDAPAAAVECIHAYSLMHDDLPAMDDDDLRRGLPTCHVKFGEANAILAGDALQTLAFSILSDAPMPEVADRDRIAMLSELAQASGIAGMCGGQALDLAAEGHQVELDALERIHRHKTGALIRAAVRLGALSAGDTGRNVLPILDKYAESIGLAFQVQDDILDVVGDTATLGKRQGADQQLGKSTYPALLGLEQARNKARDLIEDARQSLNLLAAQSLDTSALEALADYIIQRDK; from the coding sequence ATGGATTTTACGCAGCAGCTACAGGCTTGCGTTGAGCAGGCCAACCAGGCACTGAGCCGTTTTATTGCGCCACTGCCCTTTCAGAACACTCCCGTGGTCGAAACCATGCAGTATGGCGCATTATTAGGCGGTAAACGTCTGCGCCCGTTCCTGGTTTACGCAACCGGTCAGATGTTTGGCGTCAGCCTGAGTACCCTTGATGCCCCCGCAGCCGCCGTCGAATGTATCCATGCCTATTCGCTGATGCACGACGATTTACCCGCCATGGACGACGATGATCTGCGTCGCGGTTTGCCGACCTGCCACGTGAAATTTGGCGAGGCGAACGCGATTCTGGCCGGGGATGCACTGCAAACGCTGGCATTCTCCATTCTCAGCGATGCGCCGATGCCGGAGGTTGCCGACCGTGATCGCATCGCGATGCTCTCTGAACTGGCTCAGGCCAGCGGCATTGCAGGGATGTGTGGTGGTCAGGCGCTGGATCTGGCCGCTGAAGGCCATCAGGTTGAGCTGGATGCGCTGGAGCGTATCCATCGCCATAAAACCGGTGCGTTGATTCGCGCCGCTGTTCGTCTGGGTGCATTAAGCGCCGGCGACACAGGACGAAATGTACTACCGATACTCGACAAATACGCAGAAAGCATCGGTTTGGCCTTCCAGGTTCAGGATGACATACTGGATGTGGTGGGCGATACTGCAACGTTGGGTAAACGTCAGGGTGCCGATCAGCAGCTTGGCAAAAGTACCTATCCTGCACTTCTGGGTCTTGAGCAAGCCCGGAATAAAGCCCGGGATTTAATTGAGGACGCCCGCCAGTCGCTAAACCTGCTGGCCGCACAGTCACTCGATACCTCGGCACTGGAAGCGCTAGCGGACTACATAATCCAGCGTGATAAATAA
- the xseB gene encoding exodeoxyribonuclease VII small subunit codes for MPKKNEAPASFETALSELEQIVTRLESGDLPLEEALNEFERGVQLARQGQVKLQQAEQRVQILLSETEDAALTPFTPDNE; via the coding sequence ATGCCGAAGAAAAATGAAGCGCCCGCCAGCTTTGAAACTGCGCTGAGCGAGCTGGAACAGATTGTTACCCGTCTGGAAAGCGGCGATCTGCCGCTGGAAGAGGCGCTGAACGAATTCGAACGTGGCGTACAGCTGGCACGTCAAGGGCAGGTTAAGTTGCAACAGGCTGAACAGCGCGTGCAAATCCTGCTGTCAGAGACTGAAGACGCCGCACTCACGCCTTTTACACCGGATAATGAATAA
- the thiI gene encoding tRNA uracil 4-sulfurtransferase ThiI, whose protein sequence is MKFIIKLFPEITIKSQSVRLRFIKILTGNIRNVLKHYDEDLAVVRHWDHVEVRARDESQRQDIRDALTRIPGIHHILEVEDVPFTDMHDIFEKALVQYRDQLEGKTFCVRVKRRGKHEFSSIEVERYVGGGLNQHIESARVKLTKPDVTVNLEIENDRLLLVKGRYEGIGGFPIGTQEDVLSLISGGFDSGVSSYMLMRRGCRVHYCFFNLGGAAHEIGVRQVAHYLWNRFGSSHRVRFVAINFEPVVGEILEKIDDGQMGVVLKRMMVRAASKVAERYGVQALVTGEALGQVSSQTLTNLRLIDNVSDTLILRPLISHDKEHIINLAREIGTEDFARTMPEYCGVISKSPTVKAVKAKIEAEEENFDFSILDKVVEEANNIDIRDIAQQTQQTVVEVETVSGFGPNDVILDIRSVDEQDDKPLKVDGVDVVSLPFYKLSTKFGDLDQNKTWLLWCERGVMSRLQALYLREQGFENVKVYRP, encoded by the coding sequence ATGAAGTTTATCATTAAATTGTTCCCAGAAATCACCATCAAAAGCCAATCTGTGCGTTTGCGCTTTATAAAAATTCTGACAGGGAACATCCGTAACGTTTTAAAGCACTATGATGAAGACCTTGCCGTCGTTCGCCACTGGGACCACGTTGAGGTTCGCGCCAGGGATGAAAGCCAGCGTCAGGATATTCGCGACGCGCTGACCCGTATTCCGGGTATCCACCATATTCTTGAAGTTGAAGACGTGCCGTTCACCGATATGCACGATATTTTCGAGAAAGCACTGGTACAGTATCGCGATCAACTGGAAGGAAAAACGTTCTGCGTACGCGTTAAGCGTCGCGGTAAGCATGAGTTTAGCTCTATCGAAGTGGAACGTTATGTTGGCGGTGGATTGAACCAGCATATTGAATCCGCGCGCGTGAAGCTGACGAAACCCGATGTCACCGTTAATCTTGAAATCGAAAACGACCGTCTGCTGCTGGTAAAAGGGCGCTATGAAGGTATTGGCGGTTTCCCGATTGGCACGCAGGAAGATGTTCTGTCGCTGATTTCCGGCGGTTTTGACTCTGGTGTTTCCAGCTACATGCTGATGCGTCGTGGTTGCCGCGTGCATTACTGCTTCTTTAATCTCGGCGGTGCCGCGCATGAAATCGGCGTCCGTCAGGTTGCGCATTATCTGTGGAACCGTTTTGGTAGTTCGCATCGTGTGCGTTTTGTCGCCATCAACTTTGAGCCGGTGGTGGGCGAGATCCTTGAGAAAATCGATGACGGCCAGATGGGTGTGGTTCTCAAGCGTATGATGGTTCGCGCGGCCTCTAAAGTGGCTGAACGCTATGGTGTACAGGCGCTGGTGACCGGCGAAGCGCTGGGTCAGGTATCCAGCCAGACGCTGACCAACCTGCGCCTGATCGATAATGTTTCTGACACCCTGATTCTGCGTCCGCTGATCTCTCACGACAAAGAGCACATCATTAATCTGGCGCGTGAAATTGGCACTGAAGACTTTGCCCGTACGATGCCGGAATACTGTGGCGTGATTTCGAAAAGTCCGACAGTGAAAGCGGTTAAAGCGAAGATTGAAGCTGAAGAAGAGAACTTCGATTTCTCTATCCTCGACAAGGTGGTTGAAGAAGCAAACAATATCGATATTCGCGATATTGCTCAGCAGACGCAGCAGACCGTGGTGGAAGTGGAAACCGTTAGCGGTTTTGGTCCGAACGACGTGATCCTTGATATCCGCTCTGTGGATGAACAGGATGACAAACCGCTGAAGGTTGACGGTGTGGATGTGGTTTCTCTGCCGTTCTATAAGCTGAGCACCAAATTCGGCGATCTGGACCAGAATAAAACCTGGTTGCTGTGGTGTGAACGCGGAGTGATGAGCCGTCTGCAGGCGCTTTATCTGCGTGAGCAGGGCTTTGAGAACGTGAAGGTGTATCGCCCGTAG
- the yajL gene encoding protein deglycase YajL: protein MSAQALVCLAPGSEETEAVTTIDLLVRGGIQVTTASVASDGNLTIVCSRGVKLLADAPLVEVADGDYDIIVLPGGIKGAECFRDSTLLVETVKQFHRSGRIVAAICAAAATVLVPHAIFPMGNMTGYPGLKEGIPPEQWQDKRVVWDPRVNLLTSQGPGTSIDFGLKMIELLVGREKAHEVASQLVMAAGIYNYYE from the coding sequence ATGAGCGCTCAGGCACTGGTTTGCCTCGCCCCTGGTAGTGAAGAGACCGAAGCGGTCACCACTATCGATCTGCTGGTTCGCGGCGGAATTCAGGTGACAACCGCCAGCGTGGCCAGCGATGGTAACCTCACTATCGTTTGCTCTCGCGGCGTGAAGCTGCTGGCCGATGCACCGCTGGTCGAAGTCGCAGACGGTGATTACGACATCATCGTCTTGCCTGGCGGCATTAAAGGTGCTGAGTGTTTTCGCGACAGCACGCTGCTGGTCGAAACCGTGAAACAGTTTCACCGCTCGGGGCGTATTGTTGCCGCTATTTGTGCAGCCGCCGCGACGGTACTCGTCCCGCACGCTATTTTCCCCATGGGCAATATGACCGGCTATCCTGGATTAAAAGAGGGTATTCCACCGGAACAATGGCAGGACAAGCGCGTCGTGTGGGATCCTCGCGTCAACCTGTTAACCAGCCAGGGACCGGGGACGTCTATCGACTTCGGCTTAAAAATGATTGAGCTGCTGGTTGGCCGCGAAAAGGCACATGAAGTGGCGTCACAACTGGTCATGGCGGCGGGAATTTATAACTACTACGAGTAA
- the panE gene encoding 2-dehydropantoate 2-reductase → MKITVLGCGALGQLWLTALCKHGHEVQGWLRVPQPYCSVNLIDTDGSVFNESLTANDPDFLAKSDLLLVTLKAWQVSDAVKSLATILPETTPILLIHNGMGTIEELRSIAQPLLIGTTTHAARRDGNVIIHVAKGTTRIGPAREQDGDFSYLAEILQDVLPDVAWHNTIRAELWRKLAVNCVINPLTALWDCPNGELRQHPEKIALICQEVAAVIEREGHHTSTDDLRYYVEQVIDSTAENISSMLQDIRAMRHTEIDYITGYLLKRARAHGIAVPENAHLFEMVKRKESEYERSGTGLPRPW, encoded by the coding sequence ATGAAAATTACCGTGCTGGGATGTGGAGCCTTAGGGCAGCTTTGGCTTACAGCGCTGTGCAAACATGGACATGAAGTACAAGGGTGGCTACGTGTGCCACAACCTTATTGCAGCGTTAACCTGATTGACACGGACGGGTCAGTATTTAATGAGTCCCTGACGGCAAACGACCCTGATTTTTTGGCGAAGAGCGATCTGTTACTGGTCACCCTAAAAGCCTGGCAAGTTTCTGACGCGGTAAAAAGTCTTGCCACAATTCTGCCTGAAACGACGCCAATCCTGTTGATTCACAACGGAATGGGAACAATTGAAGAGCTGCGTAGCATCGCCCAACCGCTGCTGATCGGAACCACAACCCACGCGGCACGCCGTGACGGGAATGTCATTATTCATGTGGCAAAAGGAACAACGCGTATTGGCCCGGCTCGTGAACAGGACGGTGATTTCAGTTATTTGGCTGAAATCCTGCAAGATGTTCTGCCGGATGTTGCGTGGCATAACACGATTCGCGCTGAACTGTGGCGTAAGCTGGCGGTGAACTGTGTCATTAACCCGCTGACCGCGCTGTGGGATTGTCCAAACGGTGAGTTACGCCAGCATCCGGAAAAAATCGCGCTCATCTGTCAGGAAGTGGCGGCCGTCATCGAACGCGAAGGTCACCATACATCAACCGATGATTTACGCTATTATGTCGAGCAAGTGATTGACAGTACGGCAGAAAATATCTCATCGATGCTGCAGGACATTCGTGCCATGCGCCATACCGAGATCGACTATATTACCGGCTATTTATTAAAGCGCGCGCGTGCCCATGGCATTGCCGTCCCGGAAAATGCCCATCTGTTTGAAATGGTAAAGCGAAAGGAGAGTGAGTATGAGCGCTCAGGCACTGGTTTGCCTCGCCCCTGGTAG
- a CDS encoding YajQ family cyclic di-GMP-binding protein, which yields MPSFDIVSEVDLQEARNAVDNASREVESRFDFRGVEATFELNESNKTIKVLSESDFQVNQLLDILRAKLLKRGIEGTSLDVPETFVHSGKTWFVEAKLKQGIESAVQKKIVKLIKDSKLKVQAQIQGEEIRVTGKARDDLQSVMALVRGGDLGQPFQFKNFRD from the coding sequence ATGCCATCTTTCGATATTGTCTCTGAAGTTGATCTTCAGGAAGCCCGTAACGCGGTTGATAATGCCAGCCGCGAAGTGGAGTCACGCTTCGATTTTCGTGGCGTTGAGGCCACTTTTGAACTCAATGAGTCAAATAAGACGATTAAGGTGCTGAGCGAATCTGATTTCCAGGTCAATCAGTTACTGGATATTTTACGTGCCAAGCTGCTGAAACGCGGCATTGAAGGGACGTCGCTGGACGTGCCGGAAACGTTTGTTCACAGCGGTAAAACCTGGTTTGTGGAAGCGAAGCTGAAGCAGGGCATTGAAAGCGCTGTGCAAAAGAAAATCGTTAAGCTGATTAAAGACAGCAAGCTGAAGGTGCAGGCGCAAATTCAGGGCGAAGAAATTCGTGTAACTGGCAAGGCGCGTGACGATCTGCAATCTGTTATGGCGCTGGTTCGTGGTGGTGATTTGGGACAGCCATTCCAGTTCAAAAACTTCCGCGATTAA
- a CDS encoding MFS transporter, giving the protein MNDYKMTPGELRATWGLGTVFSLRMLGMFMVLPVLTTYGMALQGASEALIGLAIGIYGLAQAIFQIPFGLLSDRIGRKPLIVGGLAVFVFGSVIAALSDSIWGIILGRALQGSGAIAAAVMALLSDLTREQNRTKAMAFIGVSFGITFAIAMVLGPIVTHALGLHALFWMIAALATTGIALTLWVVPDSTTHVLNRESGMVKGSFSKVLAEPKLLKLNFGIMCLHILLMSTFVALPGQLAKAGFPAAEHWKIYLVTMLLSFVSVVPFIIYAEVKRRMKRVFLSCVVLILIAEIVLWRADAHFWGLIAGVQLFFLAFNLMEALLPSLISKESPAGYKGTAMGVYSTSQFLGVAIGGSLGGWVVEMFDGQAVFLAGALLAAVWLLVASTMKEPPYVSSLRIEIPPQITADDVLKQRLLAKEGVSEVLIVAKEHSAYVKIDSKVTNRFDVEQVISQA; this is encoded by the coding sequence ATGAACGATTATAAAATGACGCCCGGTGAGTTGCGCGCCACCTGGGGTTTAGGGACCGTATTCTCTTTGCGCATGCTTGGCATGTTTATGGTCCTGCCGGTTCTGACCACATACGGTATGGCGCTACAGGGTGCCAGCGAAGCGCTCATCGGTTTGGCTATCGGTATTTATGGCCTGGCGCAAGCCATCTTCCAAATCCCCTTCGGACTGCTTTCTGACCGTATCGGCCGTAAACCGCTCATTGTCGGCGGACTGGCGGTATTTGTTTTCGGTAGCGTGATTGCCGCGCTCTCAGACTCTATCTGGGGAATTATTCTCGGTCGCGCATTACAAGGCTCCGGGGCCATTGCCGCCGCGGTGATGGCCCTGCTGTCTGACCTGACCCGCGAGCAAAACCGTACAAAGGCGATGGCATTTATTGGCGTCAGCTTTGGTATCACCTTTGCCATTGCGATGGTGCTCGGGCCGATCGTCACTCATGCGCTGGGGTTACACGCGCTGTTCTGGATGATCGCCGCGTTGGCGACCACCGGTATCGCGCTGACGCTTTGGGTGGTTCCTGATAGCACAACCCATGTGTTAAACCGTGAGTCTGGCATGGTAAAAGGGAGCTTCAGCAAAGTGCTGGCGGAGCCTAAACTCCTGAAGCTCAATTTCGGCATCATGTGTCTGCACATTTTACTGATGTCCACTTTCGTCGCCCTGCCAGGCCAGCTCGCGAAGGCCGGTTTCCCTGCCGCCGAACACTGGAAAATTTATCTGGTGACAATGCTACTGTCTTTCGTTTCCGTCGTTCCGTTCATCATCTACGCTGAAGTGAAACGCCGGATGAAGCGCGTATTCCTGTCATGCGTGGTGTTGATCCTCATCGCAGAGATTGTGCTGTGGAGAGCAGATGCGCATTTTTGGGGGCTGATTGCGGGAGTTCAGCTATTCTTCCTGGCGTTTAACCTGATGGAAGCCCTCCTCCCCTCGCTGATCAGCAAAGAATCCCCTGCGGGTTATAAAGGGACAGCAATGGGCGTTTACTCCACCAGCCAGTTTCTCGGCGTGGCAATTGGCGGTTCACTCGGTGGTTGGGTGGTCGAAATGTTCGATGGTCAGGCGGTGTTTCTCGCCGGGGCCTTGCTGGCCGCCGTCTGGCTGCTGGTGGCAAGTACGATGAAAGAGCCGCCGTATGTCAGCAGCCTGCGCATAGAAATCCCACCACAGATAACCGCGGATGATGTTCTGAAGCAACGCCTGCTGGCAAAAGAAGGGGTAAGCGAAGTGCTAATTGTGGCGAAGGAGCATTCGGCCTACGTGAAGATTGACAGCAAGGTGACCAACCGCTTTGACGTTGAGCAGGTCATAAGCCAGGCGTGA
- the cyoE gene encoding heme o synthase produces the protein MMFKQYLQVTKPGIIFGNLISVIGGFLLASKGSIDYPLFIYTLVGVSLVVASGCVFNNYIDRDIDRKMERTKNRVLVKGLISPAVSLVYATLLGIAGFMLLWFGANPLACWLGVMGFVVYVGVYSLYMKRHSVYGTLIGSLSGAAPPVIGYCAVTGEFDSGALILLAIFSLWQMPHSYAIAIFRFKDYQAANIPVLPVVKGISVAKNHITLYIIAFAIATLMLSLGGYAGYKYLVVAAAVSVWWLGMALRGYKVEDDRVWARKLFGFSIIAITALSVMMSVDFMVPNSQNLLTYVW, from the coding sequence ATGATGTTTAAGCAATACCTGCAAGTAACGAAACCAGGCATCATCTTTGGCAACCTGATCTCGGTGATTGGGGGGTTCCTGCTGGCCTCTAAGGGCAGCATTGATTATCCCCTGTTTATCTACACGCTGGTTGGGGTGTCACTGGTTGTGGCGTCGGGTTGTGTATTTAACAACTACATCGACAGGGATATCGACAGGAAGATGGAGAGGACCAAAAACCGCGTGCTGGTTAAAGGTCTGATTTCACCTGCGGTCTCGCTGGTATACGCCACCCTGCTGGGTATTGCTGGCTTTATGCTGCTGTGGTTTGGTGCGAATCCTCTGGCCTGCTGGCTGGGCGTAATGGGCTTCGTGGTCTATGTGGGCGTTTATAGCCTGTACATGAAGCGTCATTCCGTTTATGGCACGCTGATTGGTTCACTTTCCGGCGCTGCGCCGCCAGTTATTGGCTACTGCGCAGTGACCGGTGAGTTCGATAGCGGTGCGCTGATTCTGCTGGCTATTTTCAGCCTGTGGCAGATGCCGCACTCTTACGCGATTGCGATTTTCCGCTTCAAGGATTATCAGGCTGCCAACATTCCGGTGCTGCCGGTGGTGAAAGGCATCTCAGTCGCGAAGAACCACATCACGCTGTATATCATTGCGTTTGCCATCGCTACGCTAATGCTCTCGCTGGGCGGTTACGCTGGATACAAATATCTGGTGGTAGCAGCTGCCGTGAGCGTCTGGTGGTTAGGTATGGCGTTGCGTGGTTATAAAGTCGAAGACGACCGCGTCTGGGCGCGTAAGCTGTTTGGCTTCTCCATTATCGCCATTACCGCGCTCTCCGTGATGATGTCCGTTGACTTTATGGTGCCAAACTCGCAGAACCTGCTGACATACGTCTGGTAA
- a CDS encoding cytochrome o ubiquinol oxidase subunit IV: MSHSNESGGASHGSVKTYMTGFILSIILTVIPFWMVMTGSASPAVILGTILAMAVVQILVHLVCFLHMNSKSDEGWNMTAFVFTVLIIAILVVGSIWIMWNLNYNMMMH, from the coding sequence ATGAGTCATTCTAACGAGAGCGGCGGCGCATCCCATGGCAGCGTAAAAACCTACATGACAGGTTTTATCCTGTCGATCATCCTGACGGTCATTCCGTTCTGGATGGTCATGACAGGTTCTGCCTCTCCGGCCGTCATTCTGGGAACTATTCTGGCAATGGCAGTGGTACAGATTCTGGTGCACCTGGTGTGCTTCCTGCACATGAATAGCAAATCTGATGAAGGTTGGAACATGACGGCCTTTGTCTTTACTGTGCTAATCATCGCCATCCTGGTTGTGGGCTCCATCTGGATTATGTGGAACCTTAACTACAACATGATGATGCACTAA
- a CDS encoding cytochrome o ubiquinol oxidase subunit III, which yields MATDTLTHATAHAHEHGHHDAGQTKIFGFWVYLMSDCILFSILFATYAVLVNGTAGGPTGKDIFELPFVLVETFLLLFSSITYGMAAIAMYKNNKSQVISWLALTFLFGAGFIGMELYEFHHLIVNGMGPDRSGFLSAFFALVGTHGLHVTSGLIWMAVLMVQVARRGLTSTNRTRIMCLSLFWHFLDVVWICVFTVVYLMGAM from the coding sequence ATGGCAACTGATACTTTAACGCACGCGACTGCCCACGCGCACGAACACGGGCACCACGATGCAGGCCAGACCAAAATCTTCGGATTTTGGGTCTACCTGATGAGCGACTGCATTCTGTTCTCTATTCTGTTTGCAACCTATGCCGTTCTGGTGAACGGCACCGCTGGTGGCCCGACAGGTAAGGACATTTTTGAACTGCCGTTCGTTCTGGTTGAAACATTCCTGCTGTTATTCAGCTCCATTACTTACGGCATGGCGGCGATCGCCATGTACAAGAACAACAAGAGCCAGGTTATCTCCTGGCTGGCGTTGACCTTCTTGTTCGGTGCCGGCTTCATCGGGATGGAACTCTATGAATTCCATCACCTGATTGTTAACGGTATGGGCCCGGATCGCAGCGGATTCCTGTCTGCCTTCTTCGCGCTGGTCGGCACGCACGGTCTGCACGTCACCTCCGGTCTGATCTGGATGGCGGTGCTGATGGTGCAAGTTGCTCGTCGCGGCCTGACCAGTACTAACCGTACCCGCATCATGTGCCTGAGCCTGTTCTGGCACTTCCTGGATGTGGTGTGGATCTGTGTGTTCACTGTTGTTTATCTGATGGGGGCGATGTAA
- the cyoB gene encoding cytochrome o ubiquinol oxidase subunit I yields the protein MFGKLTLDAVPFHEPIVMVTIAAIIIGGAALLALITYFGKWTYLWKEWLTSVDHKRLGIMYVIVAIVMLIRGFADAIMMRSQQALASAGEAGFLPPHHYDQIFTAHGVIMIFFVAMPFVIGLMNLVVPLQIGARDVAFPFLNNLSFWFTVVGVILVNLSLGVGEFAQTGWLAYPPLSGIEYSPSVGVDYWIWAVQLSGIGTTLTGINFFVTIIKMRAPGMTMFKMPVFSWASLCANILIIASFPILTVTVALLTLDRYLGTHFFTNDMGGNMMMYINLIWAWGHPEVYILVLPVFGVFSEIAATFSRKRLFGYTSLVWATVCITVLSFVVWLHHFFTMGAGANVNAFFGITTMIIAIPTGVKIFNWLFTMYQGRIVFHSAMLWTIGFIVTFSVGGMTGVLLAVPGADFVLHNSLFLIAHFHNVIIGGVVFGCFAGMTYWWPKAFGFTLNETWGKRAFWFWIIGFFVAFMPLYVLGFMGMTRRLSQQIDPQFHPMLVVAACGAALIALGILCQLIQIFVSIRDREQNRDLTGDPWGGRTLEWATSSPPPFYNFAVVPHVHERDAFWEMKEKGEAYKQPAHYEEIHMPKNSGAGIVITAFATLFGFAMIWHIWWLAIASFAGMIISWIVKSFDEDVDYYVPVPEVEKLENQHFDEITKAGLKNGN from the coding sequence ATGTTCGGAAAATTGACACTGGATGCAGTTCCGTTCCATGAACCAATTGTCATGGTTACGATCGCTGCGATTATCATCGGTGGTGCGGCCTTACTGGCCCTCATCACTTACTTCGGTAAGTGGACCTACCTGTGGAAAGAGTGGCTAACTTCGGTTGACCACAAGCGCCTTGGCATCATGTATGTCATCGTCGCTATCGTTATGTTGATCCGTGGTTTTGCTGACGCCATCATGATGCGTAGTCAGCAAGCACTGGCTTCAGCGGGGGAAGCGGGCTTCCTGCCACCTCACCACTACGACCAGATCTTCACGGCTCACGGCGTGATCATGATCTTTTTCGTCGCAATGCCATTTGTTATCGGTCTGATGAACCTGGTGGTTCCACTGCAGATCGGCGCACGTGACGTTGCATTCCCGTTCCTGAACAACCTGAGCTTCTGGTTCACCGTTGTCGGCGTTATCCTGGTTAACCTGTCCCTGGGCGTAGGTGAATTCGCGCAGACCGGTTGGCTGGCTTATCCGCCACTTTCGGGAATAGAGTACAGTCCGAGCGTCGGGGTCGATTATTGGATATGGGCGGTGCAGTTGTCCGGTATTGGTACCACTCTGACCGGTATCAACTTCTTTGTGACCATCATTAAGATGCGTGCACCAGGTATGACCATGTTCAAGATGCCAGTCTTTAGCTGGGCATCTCTGTGCGCGAACATCCTGATTATCGCCTCCTTCCCAATTCTGACCGTTACCGTCGCGTTGCTGACCCTGGATCGCTATCTGGGCACCCATTTCTTTACCAACGATATGGGCGGCAACATGATGATGTACATCAACCTGATTTGGGCCTGGGGCCATCCGGAAGTGTACATCCTGGTTCTGCCGGTCTTCGGGGTGTTCTCCGAAATCGCTGCAACCTTCTCACGTAAGCGTCTGTTTGGTTACACCTCACTGGTGTGGGCAACCGTATGTATTACCGTACTGTCGTTCGTTGTGTGGCTGCACCACTTCTTCACCATGGGTGCGGGCGCTAACGTAAACGCCTTCTTCGGTATTACCACCATGATTATCGCCATCCCGACCGGGGTGAAGATCTTCAACTGGCTGTTTACGATGTATCAAGGTCGTATCGTGTTCCACTCAGCGATGCTGTGGACGATTGGCTTTATCGTCACCTTCTCAGTCGGCGGTATGACCGGCGTACTGCTGGCCGTTCCGGGCGCAGACTTCGTTCTGCACAACAGCCTGTTCCTGATTGCGCACTTCCATAACGTCATCATCGGCGGCGTGGTATTTGGTTGCTTCGCAGGTATGACCTACTGGTGGCCAAAAGCTTTCGGTTTCACGCTGAACGAAACCTGGGGTAAACGCGCATTCTGGTTCTGGATCATCGGCTTCTTCGTGGCATTTATGCCGCTGTACGTGCTGGGCTTTATGGGTATGACCCGTCGCCTCAGCCAGCAGATTGACCCGCAGTTCCATCCTATGCTGGTTGTTGCCGCCTGTGGCGCCGCGCTGATTGCACTGGGTATCCTGTGCCAGCTGATTCAGATCTTCGTTTCTATTCGTGACCGCGAGCAGAACCGTGACCTGACCGGTGACCCATGGGGTGGTCGTACGCTGGAGTGGGCAACCTCTTCCCCGCCTCCGTTCTATAACTTTGCCGTTGTGCCGCACGTTCACGAGCGTGATGCATTCTGGGAAATGAAAGAAAAAGGCGAAGCGTACAAGCAACCTGCGCACTATGAAGAGATTCATATGCCGAAGAACAGCGGTGCAGGTATCGTGATTACTGCCTTCGCCACTCTGTTTGGTTTCGCCATGATCTGGCATATCTGGTGGCTGGCGATTGCAAGCTTCGCAGGCATGATCATCAGCTGGATTGTGAAAAGCTTTGATGAAGACGTGGATTACTACGTGCCGGTCCCGGAAGTCGAAAAACTGGAAAACCAGCATTTCGATGAGATTACTAAGGCAGGGCTGAAAAATGGCAACTGA